In Acinetobacter sp. TGL-Y2, a genomic segment contains:
- the rimO gene encoding 30S ribosomal protein S12 methylthiotransferase RimO, which yields MKSPKVGFVSLGCPKALVDSERILTQLKTEGYDVASDYDGADLVVVNTCGFIESAVQESLDAIGEAMSANGRVIVTGCLGKDEAKIRAMHPNVLKVTGAAAYQDVMEAVHEYVPAPPKHNPYIDLVPEQGIRLTPKHYAYLKISEGCNHRCTFCIIPSMRGDLVSRPVGSVLSEAQALKNAGVKEVLVISQDTSAYGLDTKYKLDFWNGQPVKTKFFDMCEALGQLGIWVRLHYVYPYPHVDAVIDLMAQGKILPYLDIPFQHASPRILTLMKRPAHSENTLDRLKVWREKCPDLVLRSTFVVGFPGETEEDFQILLEWLKEAQLDRVGCFTYSPVEGATANDLPDHVPEEIKQDRYERFMQVQQEISATKLKQRIGRTMTVLVDDLDEEFPVAIARSYADAPEIDGNVFVEDIDKSVIKAGDLLEVEITDADEYDLFAKLIQIKSA from the coding sequence ATGAAATCCCCCAAAGTCGGTTTTGTTTCTTTAGGTTGTCCTAAGGCATTGGTAGATTCCGAGCGAATCCTTACTCAGTTAAAGACTGAAGGTTATGATGTGGCGTCAGACTATGACGGTGCTGATTTAGTTGTAGTAAATACCTGTGGTTTTATTGAATCTGCAGTACAAGAATCTTTAGACGCGATTGGCGAAGCCATGAGTGCAAACGGTCGTGTGATTGTGACCGGCTGTTTGGGTAAAGATGAAGCCAAAATTCGTGCAATGCATCCGAATGTTTTAAAAGTCACTGGTGCAGCAGCATACCAAGATGTGATGGAAGCGGTTCATGAATATGTACCTGCGCCGCCAAAGCATAACCCTTATATTGACCTTGTTCCTGAACAGGGTATTCGTTTGACCCCAAAACATTATGCTTACCTTAAAATATCAGAAGGCTGCAACCATCGTTGTACCTTCTGTATTATTCCAAGCATGCGTGGTGACTTGGTTTCACGTCCAGTAGGATCGGTATTGTCTGAAGCACAAGCATTGAAAAATGCCGGTGTGAAAGAAGTTTTGGTGATCTCGCAAGATACATCAGCATATGGTCTAGACACCAAATACAAACTGGATTTTTGGAATGGTCAGCCGGTTAAAACCAAATTCTTTGACATGTGTGAAGCACTCGGTCAACTCGGTATTTGGGTGCGTCTACATTATGTTTATCCTTATCCACATGTGGATGCGGTGATTGATTTAATGGCGCAAGGTAAAATTTTACCGTATTTAGACATTCCTTTTCAGCATGCCAGTCCACGCATCCTAACGTTGATGAAGCGACCAGCACATAGCGAAAATACCCTCGATCGTTTAAAAGTTTGGCGTGAAAAATGTCCTGACTTGGTTTTGCGTTCGACTTTTGTGGTCGGTTTCCCAGGTGAAACGGAAGAAGATTTCCAAATTTTACTTGAGTGGCTTAAGGAAGCGCAATTGGATCGTGTCGGCTGTTTCACCTATTCTCCAGTAGAAGGTGCAACCGCCAATGATTTGCCAGATCATGTGCCAGAAGAGATTAAGCAAGATCGTTACGAGCGTTTCATGCAAGTCCAGCAAGAAATATCTGCTACTAAATTAAAGCAACGTATTGGTCGCACCATGACCGTGTTGGTGGATGATTTGGATGAAGAGTTTCCCGTTGCCATTGCAAGATCTTATGCTGATGCACCTGAAATTGATGGTAATGTCTTCGTTGAAGATATAGATAAGAGCGTGATCAAAGCAGGTGATTTGCTTGAAGTTGAAATTACTGATGCAGACGAATACGACCTCTTCGCGAAATTGATCCAAATTAAATCCGCTTAA